From the genome of Actinomycetota bacterium, one region includes:
- a CDS encoding DNA recombination protein RmuC yields MIGLLAGAVAGLAFGRWGRGGDGGGVGGRELDRRLAGISDSLDRRLVDLDRRLYLGLDSVQDAQARAADTAAQVRERVAVVAGVAEQVLEQARGLSRLEDLLRPPQARGALGELLLEQLLAQGLPHSAYRTQHVFRSGARVDAVLVVGEAMVPVDSKFPLEAFARMSTAGDGDAARALHRRAFVRDARRHVDAIADKYICPDEGTYDFALCYLPSEAVFYEFLREEPPGDSCWRYAVERRVFPASPTTLYAYLVSIGVGLKGLRVEENARRVLDALAALRGDLDGFRTHFELVGRHLGRARDRWQDAAHRLDRFDGRLAEAAGRATDLDRGLPEPEGETGLTGTG; encoded by the coding sequence GTGATCGGCCTGCTGGCCGGGGCCGTGGCCGGGCTGGCGTTCGGGCGCTGGGGGCGCGGGGGCGACGGCGGCGGGGTCGGGGGGCGGGAGCTGGACCGGCGGCTGGCCGGGATCTCCGACAGCCTCGACCGGCGGCTGGTCGACCTGGACCGGCGGCTCTACCTGGGGCTGGACAGCGTGCAGGACGCCCAGGCGCGGGCGGCCGACACCGCCGCCCAGGTGCGCGAGCGGGTGGCGGTGGTCGCCGGAGTGGCCGAGCAGGTCCTTGAGCAGGCCCGCGGGCTGAGCCGGCTGGAGGACCTTCTGCGCCCGCCCCAGGCCAGGGGCGCCCTCGGGGAGCTGCTGCTGGAGCAGCTCCTGGCCCAGGGGCTGCCCCACAGCGCCTACCGGACCCAGCACGTGTTCCGCTCGGGGGCCCGGGTGGACGCGGTCCTGGTGGTCGGCGAGGCCATGGTCCCGGTCGACTCCAAGTTCCCGCTGGAGGCCTTCGCCCGCATGAGCACGGCCGGCGACGGCGACGCGGCCAGGGCGCTGCACCGGCGGGCGTTCGTGCGCGACGCCCGCCGGCACGTCGACGCCATCGCCGACAAGTACATCTGCCCTGACGAGGGCACCTACGACTTCGCGCTCTGCTACCTGCCGTCGGAGGCGGTGTTCTACGAGTTCCTGCGCGAGGAGCCGCCGGGGGACTCCTGCTGGCGGTACGCGGTCGAGCGGCGGGTGTTCCCGGCCTCGCCGACCACCCTGTACGCCTACCTGGTGTCGATCGGGGTCGGGCTCAAGGGGCTGCGGGTCGAGGAGAACGCCCGCCGGGTGCTGGACGCGCTGGCCGCCCTCCGCGGCGACCTGGACGGGTTCCGCACCCACTTCGAGCTGGTCGGCCGCCACCTCGGCCGGGCCCGGGACCGCTGGCAGGACGCCGCCCACCGTCTCGACCGCTTCGACGGCCGCCTCGCCGAGGCGGCCGGCCGCGCCACCGACCTCGACCGCGGGCTTCCGGAGCCCGAGGGGGAGACCGGCCTCACGGGAACCGGCTGA
- a CDS encoding DUF3107 domain-containing protein, translating into MEVKLGVTYSPKELVVETDQSPDDVASLVEEAVAGKSKVLWLSDTRGRRVGVPTEKLAYVEVGEEHPDKRVGFSSL; encoded by the coding sequence ATGGAGGTCAAGCTCGGGGTCACCTACAGCCCCAAGGAGCTGGTCGTCGAGACCGACCAGTCGCCCGACGACGTCGCCAGCCTGGTCGAGGAGGCGGTGGCCGGCAAGTCCAAGGTGCTGTGGCTTTCCGACACCAGGGGCCGCCGCGTCGGCGTGCCCACCGAGAAGCTGGCCTACGTCGAGGTCGGCGAGGAGCACCCCGACAAGCGGGTCGGGTTCAGCTCGCTGTAG